AACAATCCACTTATCGGAATAAACGGGAAGGGCAGCCGATTCCAGCATTAGGTTTAGCTGGTGGTTTTCCTTTTCATTTTACGAGTCTTAATGATCCCTACGGCACTTTTTACGGAACCACGTTAACCGGAGGGAATGTGGTTTTTGATTTATTTCATCGGGATAAGCAGCGAAAAAGTTATAACGGGGTCATGGTCGGAGCGATGGGAGCCGGAAAATCTACTACACTCAAGAAGATTATGCTAGATAATGCGATCAAAGGATATAAGGTTCGAACGTTTGACGTAACTGGGGAATTCGCAGAATTAACAGAAGCTCTAGGAGGAAAGCAAATTGCCTTAGATGGATCGGATGGTGTCATTAATCCCTTACAAGTCTATCGAACTGCTGAAGACGAGTACACGTCCTTTACTCAGCATTTATCGAAGTTGACCACGTTTTATAAGTTTTTAGCTCCAGAAGCTACAGATAGTGAACTGAAAGAGTACGAGAATCTACTAAGGAAGCTTTATGAAAAGACAGGACTATGGAGAGAGGAGGAAGACTCGAACATTACGAAACGCTCGGTGAATGATTATCCTATATTTACAGATTTCCTGGCGTTTATTGAAGACCATCTCTATGAAAACATCGAGGAAGGAAAGCAGTGGGAGAAGGTGAGCCAGGAAAGAAAACGGCGACTGGAAAGTATTGAATTGAACATTCGTAACATCGTGGAAACTTACGCTCACTTGTTCAATGGAGCTTCAACGATCGAACACTTTGATGCTCAACAAGTAGTCACCTTTACGTTGCGAGGACTATCCCAAATGCGAGCTGAGGTTTTTCAAGCGCAACTGTTTAACGTACTGAATCTCCTCTGGGATTCAATGCTGACCAATGGAGCCCCACAGTTCGATGCATATGATCGAGGAGAACTCGCGTTTGAAGATGCAGTTCGTTATTTAATTTTAATGGACGAAGCTCATCACATTATCGTGCGCCCGTAAGGGGCTTATGCGATTGCCTAAAAAGGCTGGAGAAGACGACTCTTCATCGTCAACCACCTTATCCTAAGGGGAAACCCACGGGGGAGTGTAGCATGGTGTGTAAAGGCACAAGTCAGGTAAGCCATACATCCTGCGACTGAGTGTCGAGACGAAACGATTGAGAAGGAATAAAGCTTGACTGCCTGAACCCCAGTGCAAGGAGAGTAATGGTGTTCCTTTACCTACTATGGTTAAGAGGTATTGCTGATATGATAAACGCATTTAACAGGGCGTTTAATCAAAAAGTGCAAAGTATTTAATAATTGCTTCTGCATGTCGTCCACAATATCAGTCCGCGCTCAGTATAGAGTGAAAGCACAAAAAGGGATTCCTAACTCAATCATAATTATCGCTAAGTTGCTAAACGGGGATTACCTAAGTTGAAACGCCTATTAAGTAGGCTATTGAGGATGATACCAAGTGGTAAAAAGCAAGGTATGTGGCTCATGAAAAATCAATAAGGTAACGGAGTTCTCGTAGTAGTCCAAGCTAGGGAAAGCCTGGCATATGGCGAAGGGGAACAGTCTATCCTATCTAAAAAAACAAAAGGAAGGTTATGGTGGAGACCATGCGAAGACCTGAATTAATTTTAGACATTCTAAGAGAAAAAGCCGGAAATAAAGATTATGTATTTGAAGGGCTCTACAAAAATCTCTATAATCCTGACTTCTACCTAAAAGCATATGGGAAGATATATGCTAAAGAAGGTAATATGACGAAGGGAACGGACGGGAAAACAATAGATGGCTTTAATCTTGAACTTGTAGAAAAGCTAATCGAATCGCTAAAGGACGAGTCCTACAGACCCAATCCTGCAAAAAGAATATACATCCCTAAGAAAAACGGAAAGAAAAGACCATTAGGAATACCATCTTTCAATGATAAATTAGTCCAAGAAGTTGTAAAACAAATATTAGAAAGCATTTACGAGGAACGTTTCCTCGATTCATCACATGGCTTCAGACCCAAGAAGAGTTGCCATACCGCACTAATGGAAGTGAAAAGTAAATGCTCAGGTGTGAAATGGTGGATTGAGGGAGATATTAAAGGCTTTTTCGACAACATCGAACACCACACATTAATCAAGCTATTAAGAAAAACGATAAAGGACGAAAAATTTATCAACTTAATTTGGAAATTCCTAAAGGCGGGCTACGTTGAAGACTGGACGTTAAACCACACTTACAGTGGAACTCCGCAAGGCGGAATTATCAGTCCTATTCTGGCCAATATCTACCTTCACGAATTAGATAAGTTCCTGGAGGAGTTGAAAGCAACCTTCAACGGAGGTAAGAGACGAAGAAATAATCCTGAATATCACAGTCTGAACAGTAAAATATGGAATCGTAATAAAAAACTTAGGGATCAAAAGCTCAGCGAGGAAGAAGCAAAACAAGTTAAAAACGAGATTAAAGAACTGTCGAGACAAAGAGAAAAACTCTCGTCGGAAGATCCAATGGACGAGAACTTCAAGCGACTACAATACGTTCGTTATGCAGACGACTTTGTAGTAGCAGTCATAGGAAGCAAGGATTTCACACGACAAATTAGAGATGAAATTGCCAATTTTCTAAGTAGTAGTCTGAGGTTAGAACTCTCAATGGAAAAAACACTTATAACGCATGCAGCTTCCAAACGAATGTCCTTTTTAGGATACGAGGTAAGCGTTGGAGGAAACAAGAAAACAACCTCCTCTAATGGCATTACCAGAAGAAGCGTAAAAGGTATTCCTATGTTACATCTACCACATGAAAAGATGCGAGACTTCTTATTTAGAAATCGTTACATGGTAGAGAAAAACGGACAGTGGAAAGCATGTCATCGCGCTAACTTAATTCATAACGACGATATAGAAATTCTATCAAGTTATAACGCAGAAATAAGAGGGTTCTATGAATACTATAAATTGGCAGTAGACGTAAGAAAGTTAAGTGGTGTCCACAATATCATTAAGACAAGCTGCGCCATGACACTAGCCAACAAATACAAAACATCTTGCCACAAAATTTATCGGAAGTTTGACCAAAATGGCACCTTCGGTGTTTTTTTCAAAACAACAAAAGGAACAAGATTTCGTCCCTTCTATAATGAAGGTTTTAAGACAGTCAAAATCCCTTCTCAAAGAAACATGGGACTGTTGGAAAACCACATAGATTCTCAACCCAATCAAATGAAATATAAAGCACGCACTTCTATTGAAAATAGATTACTAGCCAACAAATGCGAGCATTGCGGAAGAGAAGGAAAATGTGAAGTCCATCATGTGAGGAAATTAAAAGACCTCAAAGGTAAGAAAAAATGGGAAGAATTTATGATAGCTAGAAATCGAAAAACTCTTGTCCTTTGTAGAAGTTGTCATGTCAAACTCCACGCCGGAAAATTGGATTAGAATGACTCTAGGATAGATGGCGAGCCGTATACTCCGAAAGGAGTACGTACGGTTCTGAGGGGAGTTCTTAGAAACCTACCGTTAGAAATACGGAAAGGCGCTGGGTTCTTACCTTACAATACAAAGAAGAAAAGTGAGAGTGCTCTTGATTTTCTTACAAAGTTTAGCCGAGAGGCCAGGAAGTATTTTGGTGCTCTTCTCTATGCCAGTCACACCATCCGTGATTTTGTTCCTGAGGGTTCGGATCAGAGTATGGTAGAGGAAATCAAGAAGCTTTTTGAACTGACCCAATACAAAATTATTATGCAGCAAGATAGTAACAACTTAGAGATGATGCAGCAAATATTCATGGGGCAGTTAAGCCAAAGTGAATTAAAAGATATCCCTTACCTACAAACAGGGGAGACGATGTTAAGCATCCGTGCGGTTGAAAACATTCGTTTCAAGGTAGAGGTATCGGACGAAGAATTAGCCTTGTTTGGAGGAGGTGCATAAGGATGCCTTGGTCCCTCCTCCTGGGGTTAGTCCCTCGGAAAGTATGGCTTTGGTTGATTGGTATTCTGGTAGCTCTTTTCCTTCTACAAATGCTTTTGTATGCTTCAGTCATTACAGGGTTAATCGGTTATCAAAAGTCTTCCTCCAGTGAGGACGTGAGGTCCGTTGATGTGGTAAATGGAACAGCGCAAGTTTCAGCCGCACTAGAAGAGTACCGTCCTCTGTTTGAAGAATATGCTGAAAAGTATGGGGTGTCCAAGTATGTGGAGCTTCTCTTGGCCAAAACGATGCAGGAATCTGGTGGACGTCTTGATGATGTGATGCAAGCAAGTGAGTCTCTCGGTCTACCTCCAAACACGATAGAGGATCCTGAAAGAAGCATTAATGTCGGGATCCGATACTTCTCTGAAATGCTGGAGAAAGCAGGGGGAGATATTAAGCTAACCCTCCAAGCTTATAACTTCGGTGGAGGGTTCATTGATTACGCAAACGAACACAACAATGGAGAATACAGCAAAGAGTTAGCGATCGAATTTTCAAGAATGAAGTACCAGGAATTGAAGCATACAGGCATGTATTCCTGCATTAGACCTGAATCGGCAGAAACAGGAGCTTGTTATGGGGATATTGGTTATGTTGAGGCCGTTTTAAGTTACCTTAAAGGTGGAGTTATTGAAGCAGATTTACAACCTACGGGAGATTGGGTTATGCCCGTTGAAGGAGCACTCACACAAACCTCTGATTACGGCATGCGCTCAGATCCCTTTGATGGAACACCGGACATGCATAGAGGGATTGATTTTGCTTGTACGAACGCCGTAACGCCTATTCAAAGCGTAGATAACGGTCAAGTGGTTGGTGTGGTAAGAAAAAACTCTGGATATGGAAATAACGTTCTTGTCAAACATGAAGAGGGACTTTATAGTCACTATGCTCATTTGTATACGATAAGTGTACAAAACGGGGAGATGATTCAAAAAGGAACAAAAGTAGGCAAGTGTGGTTCGACAGGAAACTCTACAGGTCCCCATCTACATTTCGAAGTTCGGACCAAAAAACAGTATCGTTCTGATGTGAATCCTGCACCCTATCTTGGACTTTAAGAAAGGAGAACGTTGATGAATAGACGTGTTCTTTTTGTCCTGTTTGTCGTTCTGTTAATTGTTCTCACATCGGTTAATATATATGCTGCACGCACAGAATCGAGTGATGATCTACAGGAAAGCTTGCATCAATTAAAAGTGAAAAACGAAAAGATTATGGAAGAAAACACTGAATTAGAGATGACATTACAAAAACAGGAACCTGCTGACATTCAAGCGAGATATGACGCTTTAGTGAAGCAGGTTTCTGTGTTTATAGAGGTTGCTTTTACACAGGATAAAGAGACCTACCAAGAAAGGAAAAAAGAAGCACACAAGGTGATGAGTAAAGATTTAGCTGCAACCTTCTTTCCTACAGATACCTATAAAGGAAACAGGAAAACGGAGGCGGATGAAGTAGAAATTTTCATCAAAACAGGTAATCTCACAAACAATAAAGCTAGCGTATTAGTTAAGTTTAAACACACGCTCTATTCTTTACAGAGCGATCAAAAACAGGTGTCTCCTGTGTTCCTCAGAATAAATGCTCATAGAGAAGAAGGGCACTGGGTAATAACAGATTTTCAAGACGTAGAAGAGGAGGGCTATTCATGAAGAAACAAACGAAACACATCACGGAAGGAACCTCAAAAAAATATCTTATTGGATTAAGCGTCATGGCTATGGCGCTTCTTTTTTTCTTGTTTTCTGGTTTTATATTTGGTGATGAAAAGCAGAGTAAAGTTCAACAAACGCCTGTCAATGAACCTCTAAACTTACAAGGATCAGGCGAACTGACCATAAAAGACTGGGTTTATAATCCAACGAAAAAGTTGATGGTTGTCACCTTAAATCTTAATAAATCAACCACTTTATTAGATGGAAAGTTAAGCTTCACGGCTCAGGAAAAAGAGCATCCAAAACGCGATTTACCAACGCACGTTGAGTATAACGATGAAAGCAGATATGTCATTAGCATCCAACAGGTAAGTCCTTCCTTTGATGTAATGGCCTTAGATATAAATAAGGAAAATGCCAATACGCTTTTAACGGAAGAGAGTACTCAAAATTCCTTGAAAGAGGGTGAGGAAAAGAAAGAGTTGGCACGTATTTATACAGATCAACGTAGAGTGGAAATGGACAAACAAATAACCATCTTAACGGAGCAGAAATATGAAGTAGATGCTGTATCTGAACAGATCGAAGAGGCAAAAGAAACAATAAAAGAGAAGAAGGAAAGTATTCAAATGATCGATGAACGAATCAAAGAAATTGAACAGAAAAACGTTGAATTAGAATCAGAGCTTCTTTACGAAACGGAGGAAGAGAAAAAGCAAACGGAGGCTAGAATTCATCACCTAGAAAATGAGAAAGACCAGATCAATCAAGAGGCAGCTGAACATGAACTAACTATTCAAACCATCGTTGAAAAGATTGAAATGTTAGAAGAAAAAAGAGAAATGATTTCGAACTAAAAAGGACGAAGGTTGTTATTAAGGACAACACAGGGGCCGCACATCTCCTGTGCAGGGACCACACATCACGTCGAATACACGAATGAACGTTCCTGTTTTAGCCGCACAGCGACCGCACATCTGGAGATTTTCTTGTTCCCTCGTTTTGCCCGGCTCTGCCGGGATTCACACGCCAAGTGGGAACAAAAACCCCTTATGCTCTTCTCTTTATTCACTAGTTTTAGGGACTTCATCAAAGGGAGTGATTGTAATGGAAGTTAGAATTCGATATATGGATCCGAAAACTGTTCAACGAATTGACGAACTTGCGGAAGAAAAAGGATTAAGTCGGCAAGAGTTTTTACATGCTCAATTGAATCAGTTAGCTGTCTTTCGAGAAGAGAACTATCGTGAACAAAGACTGCAGCAATTAGTCGATCGCAACATTCAAACGATGGCTCATTGTTATACAGCGATTCGAGAAATGAATGATCTCTTACAGATTGAAGAACCAGGTGAAGAAGCATGAGTGAAACCGTAACGCCTGGAGTGGTTTTAAAAACAAAATTCGTGACTGCAAATAAAAAAGGATTCCAAGATTATGTGCAATACGTAGATCGTGAAGAGGCCAAAGGAAAGGGGGATGCTCATCGGTCCATGTTTAGTTTATATAATCACTATATGGACGATCCGGATAAAACATCTGCCTTGTTTACCCAGCAATCGGATCGTTTATCGGTGGAAGGAAAACAGGGCATTAAATCTTTGTTTGAACAAGCTCAAAAGAAGAACAGTATCATGTGGCAGGACGTCATTACCTTTGATAATGATTGGCTTCAAAAACAAGGTGTTTATGATTCAAAGACACACACTTTAGATGAAGAAGCTTTGAAGCAAGTAACACGGAAATCTATGCAGGCCATGATGAAAAAAGAAGGATTGCAAAAGAGTGCTGTATGGTCGGCTGCTATTCACTATAACACCGATAACATTCATATTCATGTGGCTACAGTCGAACCAAACCCGACTCGTGACCGTGGAAAGCGAAAACCGAAAACATTAGACGCGATGAAAAGCGAAGTCGTGAATGGATTGTTAGATCGAACGCAAGAACGAAATCAAATTAACACGTTGATTCGTGACCATATGGTGAATGAAAAGAAAGAAAATAGCAGCATGAAATGGAGCAATAGAGAAATAAAACCTCTGTTCCTCGATGTGTATAATCACTTGCCTAAGGATAAGCGACAGTGGCACTATGGCTATCAAACACTGAATCCTATTCGACCGAAGATTGATAAACTAACGACAAGGTATTTAGATAAGTATCACGCCAAAAATATGAACCAGCTACATGAAAAATTGGATCAAGAAGTCAATGAATTAAAACAAGCCTATGGGGATGGACCTAAGGATAAGAAGCGATATCAGCATTACAAACAAAACAAGTTGGATGACCTCTATAAACGAATGGGCAATGCGTTCTTACAAGAAATGAAACGGTACGATCGTCAGCAGTATCCTAGACAAACTACCAATACAAATGCCCCTTATAAGTCCATGCCTTCCGGGATTCAATTGCAACGTTCCTTGAGAAGCATTCAACGTTCGTTGGGGCAAACGTATGACCAGTTTATCAATGACTTGGATCATCAAAAGTTGGAACGAGAAATCGAAAGAGAAAGGTAGGGGACATGAATGAGAAAACGTCAAAATGTCACGTTGCATGAAGAGACAATTGCGTTAATTAAAGAGTATCAGGAACAGCATCATATTCGTTATCCTGGTGAAGCTTTAGACCGTATGATTGAGGAATGGGAAGCACAGAATGCGAAGGAACAATCACAAGAATATCTCATGAGTTTGATGGCTCAACATTTTCAAGACGTGTTTTCTGAAGAGATGAAACGACTGCGGTTAGCAGCCAATCGAAGCGATAAAAACACGCAAGTCCTTCTGGAATTAATGAACGGTTTTGCGATGGACCAAAACTTAGAAAGCTGTGTTACTACACCGATCTTTGAGAGCCAAGCGATGAAGGATGCGAGGCAAGCGGTAGAAGAAAGAATCAGTCATCAGCGTCAGAAGAGAATAAGTGCTGGAGATACTCAACCAGCATCCAGATAGTGGTACTCACTAGGAATTATCTAACAAAGGAGTTGAAGGAATGCTTTTGTTTAATAGCGATTATGAAGTGGGTGTGTTTAAGCGTTTAAGTGAAAATAATGAGCTCGTGATGGAGGTGGGACAGGAGGAATATACCTTAACGTTAAGTGAAGAGGAAATGGATGATCTTGAACAGCATTTAGTGAATCAAGAAAACTTACTCATTCCTTTTCATAAGAAAACAAAGGAACTAATATTAAATACAGAATCTAATTACGATGAGGAAGAAATGGAAGAACTCATGAACATTAGTGAGGGAGTTGAGGATCATGGCGAAGACTAAACGATCCTATAAACAGAAATCACCGGAAAAGGTAAAAGAGGAGGTTAATCGACTGACAGAGGGGATGGAAAAAAGTATTTCGAACCACTTTCATTCTCCCGAACAAATGAAAGAGTATCTAGACTTTATGGGTAAGTTCCATCGTTATTCTCCACGTAATACAGCACTCATTGATTCACAGTTCCCAGGGGCTGAAGCTGTAGGATCTTACGCCTTCTGGAAAGAAAAGGGATTTTCCGTAAACAAAGGAGAGAAAAGCCTAAAGGTTCTCGTGCCCAATCGGCTAGGTAAGCAGTTTCAAAATGAAGAGGGCGAATGGAAACCCTTGAAATATGCGACGAAAACAGAAAAGCAACAAGTCAAAGACGGTCAACTCAATAAACGAGATGGCCGTCTTGTTTATTCTACCGGGAGTGTGTTTGATGTTTCTCAGACAACAGCCACTCAAAAAGATTTGCCACAAATCTTTCCTAACAAATGGATCGATGGGGAGGTTCAAAATTACAGCCAGCTTCGAAAAGGGATGGAGGATATAGCTGATAACAATAACATTCAAATTGTAGAGCCTTATGAAGAGTTAGGAGCAGCTAAAGGCGTAAGTTATACAGGGAAAGGAGAAGTCGCTCTTAATCCGCGTAACTCTGAGCGTCAAGATACAAAAACTTTATTACATGAATTGACTCACGCCAAGCTTCATACGAAGGAAAATATGAGCGACTACACCAAACCGGAGAAAGAATTTCAGGCTGAAATGACAGCTTATACGGTTGCTTCTTATTTCAATATTGACACCAGTGACTACTCATTAGATTATCTGCATCACTGGACTAAGGACCATGAATTTAAAGACCACGAAAGCTTATTACAAGAAGTTCAGGCAACCGCTAAAGAATTCATTACAACCATTGAAGAATCTATGGGCCAAGAAAAGGAAGGGGAGAAAGATATGAGTGTTAAAGAACAAAAACATGAAATGGAAGAGGAGAAAAAAGAAAGAGAGATATTACCTTCAGAAAAGCTTCGGGAGATGTACAGAAGCCAGGTGAGCAAGTCTGAGAAGGGTAGCGGGCCTTTTGTTAAGGCCGAAGAGGAATATTCTCATCAAGACTTCAAAGATGCTTATAAAAAAGAGCTCATGAACTTTATTGAACCAACCGTCGGAAAAGAATTGGATAAAGAAGAAAACAGTGACCGCCAAGAACGTTTAAATCAGATGCGTACTTTTCAGGAGACTCATAGTAAAGAAGAGGTCTACCAGCTTAAGAAAGAATCTCTTCAAGAATTAAAAGAGCTGCCTTTAACGGATCGTGGAGAACAACGACTATCCCAAATTGAAAGTAAGTTAGATGGAGAATTCCATGAAGAGAAAGAAAGCACCACTTCGAAAATGAAGAATGGAAAAGGGGGTAAGGAGGATTTTCAACAGAAAGAAAAGCAAAAAGAAAAAGTAGAGGTTGAACGCTAGACAGGGAGAGTTTCTCCCTGTCTTTTTTTATATCTAATTTTAGAAAGGAGGAAGTGCTGCATGGCCAAACATGTAAGCGCGGACCAAGTGGAGGTTGCTCGTAATGTGGATCTTATAGACTATCTGGAGCGTAAAGGGGAGCCATTGAAAAGAGAGGGAAGATATTACCGACATCAAGTTCACGACAGCTTAGTGATTAAAGACCAGATGTATGCCTGGAACTCTAGAGACGAAAAAGGAGCTGGAGTAATTAACTTTGCCAAAATGTTTTATGGAATGAATTTTCCAGAAGCTGTCCTCGATCTGAATGAACAAGGTTATAAAGTGAAAGACAACGTCCAAAAGCAAAAGCCTAAGAAACCTTATCAATATCCTTTCCAATATGAAATGAACGATAAGACAAAGGCTAAGGGTTATCTTACGAATGA
This window of the Halobacillus sp. Marseille-Q1614 genome carries:
- a CDS encoding VirB4 family type IV secretion system protein, with amino-acid sequence MFSFLKKRNDEEETEYRGYNPYLLAHVQPQGGIHFQESYIRKGDGYEACVHVYSFPKNVSDFWLEPIFNMENVITTMDVVSDDRYKVRDGLNKGMAEQSSRIINEKDNAGIIEAQNNYDDLRELYNQVSEEGEIVKRVHLRHYVSAPTKAELEDKVKAVVSNLQDENFRGSIFLNEQEYEWQSLLSNYTEQSTYRNKREGQPIPALGLAGGFPFHFTSLNDPYGTFYGTTLTGGNVVFDLFHRDKQRKSYNGVMVGAMGAGKSTTLKKIMLDNAIKGYKVRTFDVTGEFAELTEALGGKQIALDGSDGVINPLQVYRTAEDEYTSFTQHLSKLTTFYKFLAPEATDSELKEYENLLRKLYEKTGLWREEEDSNITKRSVNDYPIFTDFLAFIEDHLYENIEEGKQWEKVSQERKRRLESIELNIRNIVETYAHLFNGASTIEHFDAQQVVTFTLRGLSQMRAEVFQAQLFNVLNLLWDSMLTNGAPQFDAYDRGELAFEDAVRYLILMDEAHHIIVRP
- a CDS encoding ImmA/IrrE family metallo-endopeptidase — translated: MAKTKRSYKQKSPEKVKEEVNRLTEGMEKSISNHFHSPEQMKEYLDFMGKFHRYSPRNTALIDSQFPGAEAVGSYAFWKEKGFSVNKGEKSLKVLVPNRLGKQFQNEEGEWKPLKYATKTEKQQVKDGQLNKRDGRLVYSTGSVFDVSQTTATQKDLPQIFPNKWIDGEVQNYSQLRKGMEDIADNNNIQIVEPYEELGAAKGVSYTGKGEVALNPRNSERQDTKTLLHELTHAKLHTKENMSDYTKPEKEFQAEMTAYTVASYFNIDTSDYSLDYLHHWTKDHEFKDHESLLQEVQATAKEFITTIEESMGQEKEGEKDMSVKEQKHEMEEEKKEREILPSEKLREMYRSQVSKSEKGSGPFVKAEEEYSHQDFKDAYKKELMNFIEPTVGKELDKEENSDRQERLNQMRTFQETHSKEEVYQLKKESLQELKELPLTDRGEQRLSQIESKLDGEFHEEKESTTSKMKNGKGGKEDFQQKEKQKEKVEVER
- the mobP2 gene encoding MobP2 family relaxase — encoded protein: MSETVTPGVVLKTKFVTANKKGFQDYVQYVDREEAKGKGDAHRSMFSLYNHYMDDPDKTSALFTQQSDRLSVEGKQGIKSLFEQAQKKNSIMWQDVITFDNDWLQKQGVYDSKTHTLDEEALKQVTRKSMQAMMKKEGLQKSAVWSAAIHYNTDNIHIHVATVEPNPTRDRGKRKPKTLDAMKSEVVNGLLDRTQERNQINTLIRDHMVNEKKENSSMKWSNREIKPLFLDVYNHLPKDKRQWHYGYQTLNPIRPKIDKLTTRYLDKYHAKNMNQLHEKLDQEVNELKQAYGDGPKDKKRYQHYKQNKLDDLYKRMGNAFLQEMKRYDRQQYPRQTTNTNAPYKSMPSGIQLQRSLRSIQRSLGQTYDQFINDLDHQKLEREIERER
- a CDS encoding reverse transcriptase/maturase family protein: MRRPELILDILREKAGNKDYVFEGLYKNLYNPDFYLKAYGKIYAKEGNMTKGTDGKTIDGFNLELVEKLIESLKDESYRPNPAKRIYIPKKNGKKRPLGIPSFNDKLVQEVVKQILESIYEERFLDSSHGFRPKKSCHTALMEVKSKCSGVKWWIEGDIKGFFDNIEHHTLIKLLRKTIKDEKFINLIWKFLKAGYVEDWTLNHTYSGTPQGGIISPILANIYLHELDKFLEELKATFNGGKRRRNNPEYHSLNSKIWNRNKKLRDQKLSEEEAKQVKNEIKELSRQREKLSSEDPMDENFKRLQYVRYADDFVVAVIGSKDFTRQIRDEIANFLSSSLRLELSMEKTLITHAASKRMSFLGYEVSVGGNKKTTSSNGITRRSVKGIPMLHLPHEKMRDFLFRNRYMVEKNGQWKACHRANLIHNDDIEILSSYNAEIRGFYEYYKLAVDVRKLSGVHNIIKTSCAMTLANKYKTSCHKIYRKFDQNGTFGVFFKTTKGTRFRPFYNEGFKTVKIPSQRNMGLLENHIDSQPNQMKYKARTSIENRLLANKCEHCGREGKCEVHHVRKLKDLKGKKKWEEFMIARNRKTLVLCRSCHVKLHAGKLD
- a CDS encoding lysozyme family protein; the encoded protein is MPWSLLLGLVPRKVWLWLIGILVALFLLQMLLYASVITGLIGYQKSSSSEDVRSVDVVNGTAQVSAALEEYRPLFEEYAEKYGVSKYVELLLAKTMQESGGRLDDVMQASESLGLPPNTIEDPERSINVGIRYFSEMLEKAGGDIKLTLQAYNFGGGFIDYANEHNNGEYSKELAIEFSRMKYQELKHTGMYSCIRPESAETGACYGDIGYVEAVLSYLKGGVIEADLQPTGDWVMPVEGALTQTSDYGMRSDPFDGTPDMHRGIDFACTNAVTPIQSVDNGQVVGVVRKNSGYGNNVLVKHEEGLYSHYAHLYTISVQNGEMIQKGTKVGKCGSTGNSTGPHLHFEVRTKKQYRSDVNPAPYLGL